From the genome of Populus alba chromosome 10, ASM523922v2, whole genome shotgun sequence, one region includes:
- the LOC118046401 gene encoding uncharacterized protein isoform X2, producing the protein MLGLDNDPLDREQAIVALWQYSLGGKKCIDNIMQFQGCINLTVNLLQSESSSACEAAAGLLRSISSVNVYRDVVAESGAIEEITGLLSQPSLTPEVMEQSLCILWNLSVDEKLRVKIANPDILPLLIKSLEDEDLRVKEAAGGVLANLTLTHSNHKIMVEAGVVPKLADFLKSAVEEESKVIRKEARNALVELSKNEYYRILVTEEGLVPVPLVGIAAYRSFTPSLLSWPSLPDGSKIERTSKGPSRFGASELLLGLNIDDKNANLEEAKINAIIGRSKQQFLARSGAIEVEDTKLPQNELSKNRKFTLLPWMDGVARLVLILELEDESAICRAAESIADASINEHLRNSFKEAGAVKNLIQLLDHNNDAIRFAAVGALERLSISNAVCQTIEAEGVMAPLLKILKNSETSDGMMEKTLNLLARILDPNRKKKSKFYDGPVNGFKKEVDALRGDDNPTESTRKVYEMPDSKTNTRQDVLAFDVVARLVDMLKHPSLELQRKVASVLEFVVISESIMDTIISANIESSLLAIFQQVELNELESDAESQQTEIHAIQVEEVGLAISAASRLLTKLLDLEQFRRAINSAHFTKLLHKILKSNIPLRYKDWVAACLVKIDSLYGPISILEFENPIDMEVTLYEKIPRLIEQIRSAFSLEAQEAAVVELNRIISEGMVDATRTVASEGGIFPLVELIEGGSEKAVEAALSILYNLSMDSENHAAIIAAGAVPALRRIILSERSQWKRALHLLRNLPT; encoded by the exons ATGCTTGGGCTAGATAACGATCCTCTTGATAGAGAACAGGCGATAGTGGCACTGTGGCAATATTCGCTCGGAGGAAAGAAGTGCATTGATAACATCATGCAGTTTCAGGGATGCATCAATCTCACTGTAAACCTTCTTCAGTCTGAATCTAGTTCTGCATGTGAAGCAGCTGCTGGCCTCCTACGATCAATATCTTCAGTTAATGTATACAGAGACGTGGTAGCAGAAAGTGGAGCAATAGAAGAGATAACTGGTCTGCTCAGTCAACCTTCTTTGACTCCTGAG GTTATGGAGCAAAGTCTATGTATTCTTTGGAACTTGTCTGTGGATGAGAAGCTCAGGGTGAAAATTGCTAACCCTGATATCCTGCCTTTACTGATTAAGTCCCTGGAAGATGAGGACTTGAGAGTGAAGGAAGCAGCAGGAGGAGTATTGGCAAATTTGACATTGACTCACTCCAACCACAAGATCATGGTTGAAGCTGGGGTTGTTCCTAAGTTG GCGGATTTCTTAAAATCTGCGGTTGAAGAAGAATCCAAGGTCATTAGGAAGGAAGCAAGAAATGCTCTGGTTGAACTTTCTAAGAATGAATACTATAGAATCCTTGTCACAGAGGAAGGTCTAGTGCCTGTACCATTAGTTGGCATAGCTGCATATAGATCCTTTACTCCATCTTTGCTTTCATGGCCAAGCTTACCTGATGGTTCAAAAATTGAACGTACTTCTAAAGGTCCTTCAAGGTTTGGTGCTTCTGAATTGCTCCTCGGATTAAATATTGATGACAAGAACGCAAACCTTGAGGAAGCTAAGATAAATGCAATAATTGGACGGTCTAAGCAACAATTTCTTGCTCGTAGTGGGGCTATAGAAGTGGAAGACACAAAATTGCCTCAAAatgaattatctaaaaatagGAAATTTACACTTTTGCCATGGATGGATGGTGTGGCCCGATTGGTTTTAATTCTTGAACTTGAAGATGAGTCAGCCATTTGCAGAGCTGCAGAGTCGATTGCTGATGCATCTATCAATGAACATTTGCGAAATTCATTTAAGGAAGCTGGAGCAGTCAAGAATCTAATTCAGCTCTTGGACCATAACAATGATGCTATCAGATTTGCGGCTGTTGGTGCTTTGGAGAGGTTATCTATCAG CAATGCGGTTTGTCAGACAATCGAAGCAGAAGGTGTTATGGCTCCCTTACTTAAAATCTTAAAGAACTCAGAGACGTCTGATGGCATGATGGAAAAG ACCCTGAATTTACTGGCTCGAATCTTAGACcctaatagaaaaaagaaatcaaag TTTTATGATGGACCAGTTAATGGATTTAAAAAGGAAGTGGATGCATTAAGAGGCGATGATAATCCTACTGAATCAACTAGAAAAGTTTATGAAATGCCagattcaaaaacaaataccaG ACAAGATGTGTTGGCCTTCGATGTTGTTGCTCGCCTAGTTGATATGCTAAAGCATCCATCCTTAGAGCTACAAAGAAAAGTAGCTTCTGTCCTTGAGTTTGTGGTAATCAGTGAGTCAATCATGGACACAATCATCTCAGCGAATATTGAATCTAGTCTGCTTGCTATCTTCCAACAAGTAGAATTGAATG AATTGGAATCTGATGCTGAGAGCCAGCAGACAGAAATACACGCCATTCAAGTTGAAGAAGTTGGTCTTGCTATATCTGCAGCTTCTCGGCTACTCACAAAACTTCTTGATTTGGAGCAGTTTCGGCGTGCTATAAACTCTGCCCATTTCACTAAATTGCTCCATAAAATCCTGAAATCAAACATTCCTCTTCGGTACAAAGATTGGGTTGCTGCTTGTCTTGTTAAAATCGACTCTTTGTATGGTCCAATTTCCATCCTGGAATTCGAGAATCCGATCGACATGGAAGTTACCCTTTACGAGAAGATACCAAGACTAATAGAGCAAATCAGATCTGCTTTCTCTCTAGAAGCACAAGAAGCTGCAGTTGTAGAACTCAACAGGATAATTTCCGAGGGAATGGTAGATGCCACTCGAACTGTTGCTTCTGAAGGAGGGATATTTCCATTGGTGGAACTAATAGAGGGAGGAAGTGAGAAGGCCGTCGAAGCAGCCTTATCCATACTATATAATCTGAGCATGGACAGCGAAAACCATGCTGCAATTATAGCTGCTGGGGCAGTGCCAGCCTTAAGAAGAATTATTCTGTCAGAAAGGTCACAATGGAAACGAGCTTTGCATTTGCTGAGGAATTTACCTACATGA
- the LOC118046399 gene encoding uncharacterized protein has product MDSSESNENHQIASNSNSHSNANDHGWQKVTYPKRQRKQRSAADSAANNSLPIANDSNKPNNVFRSLELQSEDRRRKILESQSAAADAAAVVGTRSRSKHHYRSDDDDEDYDSDDAGVSKENAKAEEKKVKQKKPKKPKVTVADAAAKIDAADLAAFLSDISDSYEGQQEILLMRFADYFGRAFSAVNSSQFPWVKMFRENTVAKLADIPLSHISDAVYKTAADWINQLSIAALGSFVLWCLDSILADLASQQGSSKGSKKVAQQASSKSQVAMFVVLAMVLRRKPDALVNVLPTLRESAKYQGQDKLVVIVWMIAQASHGDLAVGLYSWGHNLLPIVSGKSSNPQSRDIILQSVEKILAAPKARSILVNGAVRKGERLMPPSALEILLRVTFPSSSARLKATERFGAIYPTLKEVALAGAPRSKAMKQVSQQILSFSLKAAGESIPELSKEAAGISIWCLTQNADCYKQWDKVYQDNLEAGVAVLKRLLEEWKELSVKLAPLDPMRETVKNFRQKNEKGMEPEADATRQALFREADKHCKALSRKLSHGHGCLKGMAVAVIALAAGAAIMSSNMESWDWKELPVFISSQFSL; this is encoded by the exons atgGATTCCTCTGAATCAAACGAAAATCACCAGATCGCCAGCAACAGCAACTCGCACTCAAACGCCAACGATCACGGCTGGCAAAAAGTCACTTACCCCAAGCGCCAGCGAAAGCAGAGATCCGCTGCAGATTCCGCCGCCAATAATTCTCTTCCAATCGCCAATGACAGCAACAAGCCAAACAATGTCTTCCGATCTCTTGAGCTTCAATCCGAAGACCGCCGCCGTAAAATTCTCGAATCTCAGAGCGCCGCTGCTGATGCCGCCGCCGTTGTTGGTACTCGATCGAGATCAAAGCATCACTACCGATCCGATGACGACGACGAAGATTACGATAGCGATGATGCTGGAGTTTCCAAGGAGAATGCCAAGGCTGAGGAGAAGAAAGTGAAGCAGAAGAAGCCTAAGAAACCTAAAGTGACTGTAGCTGATGCCGCGGCTAAAATTGATGCCGCCGATCTTGCTGCCTTTCTCTCTGACATATCG GATTCATATGAGGGTCAGCAGGAGATACTGCTGATGCGATTCGCGGATTATTTTGGGAGGGCTTTTTCGGCAGTGAATTCCTCGCAATTTCCTTGGGTTAAGATGTTCAGGGAGAATACTGTGGCCAAGCTCGCCGAT ATTCCACTGTCGCATATTTCTGATGCTGTTTATAAAACAGCAGCTGACTGGATTAACCAACTGTCCATTGCAGCGCTTGGTTCATTTGTACTATGGTGTTTAGACAGCATTCTTGCAGACTTGGCAAGCCAGCAAGGTAGTTCTAAAGGCTCTAAAAAGGTCGCTCAGCAAGCATCATCAAAATCTCAG GTCGCAATGTTTGTGGTTCTGGCAATGGTGTTGCGACGAAAACCTGATGCTTTGGTTAATGTATTGCCAACACTTAGGGAAAGTGCAAAGTATCAAGGACAGGACAAACTTGTGGTTATTGTATGGATGATAGCACAG GCCTCTCATGGTGACTTGGCAGTAGGATTGTACTCTTGGGGTCATAACCTTCTGCCTATAGTGAGTGGAAAAAGTTCTAATCCACAGTCCAGGGATATAATTTTGCAGTCAGTGGAGAA AATTTTGGCTGCCCCGAAAGCTAGATCAATATTAGTAAATGGTGCTGTTAGAAAGGGGGAGCGCTTGATGCCACCTTCTGCACTTGAAATACTGTTACGAGTTACCTTCCCTTCATCTTCAGCTAGACTAAAG GCTACTGAAAGGTTTGGGGCAATCTATCCCACCCTAAAAGAGGTGGCTCTTGCCGGTGCTCCTAGAAGCAAAGCAATGAAACAAGTATCACAGCAGATACTGAGTTTTTCTCTAAAAGCAGCTGGAGAAA GCATTCCTGAGTTATCTAAGGAAGCAGCTGGCATTTCCATCTGGTGTTTGACCCAAAATGCTGATTGTTATAAGCAATGG GATAAGGTTTACCAGGATAATCTAGAAGCTGGTGTTGCTGTTCTTAAAAGACTCTTGGAGGAATGGAAGGAGCTTTCAGTGAAACTGGCTCCTCTTGATCCTATGAGGGAAACTGTCAAGAACTTTAGACAGAAG AATGAGAAAGGAATGGAACCTGAAGCTGATGCTACTCGTCAAGCACTCTTCAGGGAGGCAGATAAGCACTGCAAGGCACTATCAAGAAAATTATCGCACGGCCATGGTTGCCTTAAAGGTATGGCCGTTGCTGTCATTGCATTGGCTGCTGGCGCTGCCATCATGTCATCAAACATGGAGTCCTGGGATTGGAAGGAGTTGCCTGTATTTATTAGCTCTCAATTCTCTCTCTAA
- the LOC118046401 gene encoding uncharacterized protein isoform X1 encodes MMASTISAQLNLNLPSLLYTPFNTLLEVIRPTRRKSSLSSHFHINSNPKLCSNRTVLTRVCGDGGGSGAIDASPQQKKIEETKGSSSSFGDSYVALFVRMLGLDNDPLDREQAIVALWQYSLGGKKCIDNIMQFQGCINLTVNLLQSESSSACEAAAGLLRSISSVNVYRDVVAESGAIEEITGLLSQPSLTPEVMEQSLCILWNLSVDEKLRVKIANPDILPLLIKSLEDEDLRVKEAAGGVLANLTLTHSNHKIMVEAGVVPKLADFLKSAVEEESKVIRKEARNALVELSKNEYYRILVTEEGLVPVPLVGIAAYRSFTPSLLSWPSLPDGSKIERTSKGPSRFGASELLLGLNIDDKNANLEEAKINAIIGRSKQQFLARSGAIEVEDTKLPQNELSKNRKFTLLPWMDGVARLVLILELEDESAICRAAESIADASINEHLRNSFKEAGAVKNLIQLLDHNNDAIRFAAVGALERLSISNAVCQTIEAEGVMAPLLKILKNSETSDGMMEKTLNLLARILDPNRKKKSKFYDGPVNGFKKEVDALRGDDNPTESTRKVYEMPDSKTNTRQDVLAFDVVARLVDMLKHPSLELQRKVASVLEFVVISESIMDTIISANIESSLLAIFQQVELNELESDAESQQTEIHAIQVEEVGLAISAASRLLTKLLDLEQFRRAINSAHFTKLLHKILKSNIPLRYKDWVAACLVKIDSLYGPISILEFENPIDMEVTLYEKIPRLIEQIRSAFSLEAQEAAVVELNRIISEGMVDATRTVASEGGIFPLVELIEGGSEKAVEAALSILYNLSMDSENHAAIIAAGAVPALRRIILSERSQWKRALHLLRNLPT; translated from the exons atgatggcttCAACAATCTCAGCTCAGCTCAATCTCAACCTCCCTTCTCTCCTATACACTCCCTTCAATACGCTCCTGGAAGTTATCAGACCCACAAGAAGAAAATCATCGCTCTCTTCCCATTTTCATATTAACTCCAACCCCAAATTGTGCTCCAACCGTACAGTGCTTACCAGGGTCTGCGGTGATGGCGGTGGAAGTGGTGCCATTGATGCCAGTCCGCAGCAAAAG AAGATTGAGGAAACAAAAGGTAGCTCATCTAGTTTCGGTGATAGCTATGTGGCCTTGTTTGTTCGGATGCTTGGGCTAGATAACGATCCTCTTGATAGAGAACAGGCGATAGTGGCACTGTGGCAATATTCGCTCGGAGGAAAGAAGTGCATTGATAACATCATGCAGTTTCAGGGATGCATCAATCTCACTGTAAACCTTCTTCAGTCTGAATCTAGTTCTGCATGTGAAGCAGCTGCTGGCCTCCTACGATCAATATCTTCAGTTAATGTATACAGAGACGTGGTAGCAGAAAGTGGAGCAATAGAAGAGATAACTGGTCTGCTCAGTCAACCTTCTTTGACTCCTGAG GTTATGGAGCAAAGTCTATGTATTCTTTGGAACTTGTCTGTGGATGAGAAGCTCAGGGTGAAAATTGCTAACCCTGATATCCTGCCTTTACTGATTAAGTCCCTGGAAGATGAGGACTTGAGAGTGAAGGAAGCAGCAGGAGGAGTATTGGCAAATTTGACATTGACTCACTCCAACCACAAGATCATGGTTGAAGCTGGGGTTGTTCCTAAGTTG GCGGATTTCTTAAAATCTGCGGTTGAAGAAGAATCCAAGGTCATTAGGAAGGAAGCAAGAAATGCTCTGGTTGAACTTTCTAAGAATGAATACTATAGAATCCTTGTCACAGAGGAAGGTCTAGTGCCTGTACCATTAGTTGGCATAGCTGCATATAGATCCTTTACTCCATCTTTGCTTTCATGGCCAAGCTTACCTGATGGTTCAAAAATTGAACGTACTTCTAAAGGTCCTTCAAGGTTTGGTGCTTCTGAATTGCTCCTCGGATTAAATATTGATGACAAGAACGCAAACCTTGAGGAAGCTAAGATAAATGCAATAATTGGACGGTCTAAGCAACAATTTCTTGCTCGTAGTGGGGCTATAGAAGTGGAAGACACAAAATTGCCTCAAAatgaattatctaaaaatagGAAATTTACACTTTTGCCATGGATGGATGGTGTGGCCCGATTGGTTTTAATTCTTGAACTTGAAGATGAGTCAGCCATTTGCAGAGCTGCAGAGTCGATTGCTGATGCATCTATCAATGAACATTTGCGAAATTCATTTAAGGAAGCTGGAGCAGTCAAGAATCTAATTCAGCTCTTGGACCATAACAATGATGCTATCAGATTTGCGGCTGTTGGTGCTTTGGAGAGGTTATCTATCAG CAATGCGGTTTGTCAGACAATCGAAGCAGAAGGTGTTATGGCTCCCTTACTTAAAATCTTAAAGAACTCAGAGACGTCTGATGGCATGATGGAAAAG ACCCTGAATTTACTGGCTCGAATCTTAGACcctaatagaaaaaagaaatcaaag TTTTATGATGGACCAGTTAATGGATTTAAAAAGGAAGTGGATGCATTAAGAGGCGATGATAATCCTACTGAATCAACTAGAAAAGTTTATGAAATGCCagattcaaaaacaaataccaG ACAAGATGTGTTGGCCTTCGATGTTGTTGCTCGCCTAGTTGATATGCTAAAGCATCCATCCTTAGAGCTACAAAGAAAAGTAGCTTCTGTCCTTGAGTTTGTGGTAATCAGTGAGTCAATCATGGACACAATCATCTCAGCGAATATTGAATCTAGTCTGCTTGCTATCTTCCAACAAGTAGAATTGAATG AATTGGAATCTGATGCTGAGAGCCAGCAGACAGAAATACACGCCATTCAAGTTGAAGAAGTTGGTCTTGCTATATCTGCAGCTTCTCGGCTACTCACAAAACTTCTTGATTTGGAGCAGTTTCGGCGTGCTATAAACTCTGCCCATTTCACTAAATTGCTCCATAAAATCCTGAAATCAAACATTCCTCTTCGGTACAAAGATTGGGTTGCTGCTTGTCTTGTTAAAATCGACTCTTTGTATGGTCCAATTTCCATCCTGGAATTCGAGAATCCGATCGACATGGAAGTTACCCTTTACGAGAAGATACCAAGACTAATAGAGCAAATCAGATCTGCTTTCTCTCTAGAAGCACAAGAAGCTGCAGTTGTAGAACTCAACAGGATAATTTCCGAGGGAATGGTAGATGCCACTCGAACTGTTGCTTCTGAAGGAGGGATATTTCCATTGGTGGAACTAATAGAGGGAGGAAGTGAGAAGGCCGTCGAAGCAGCCTTATCCATACTATATAATCTGAGCATGGACAGCGAAAACCATGCTGCAATTATAGCTGCTGGGGCAGTGCCAGCCTTAAGAAGAATTATTCTGTCAGAAAGGTCACAATGGAAACGAGCTTTGCATTTGCTGAGGAATTTACCTACATGA
- the LOC118046400 gene encoding NAD(P)H-quinone oxidoreductase subunit L, chloroplastic isoform X1 translates to MSYCFSFQSPKALPTLSSQCRRTSLCTAAKYKPFHNTKLVKQKVTSVSRKPEDHDQAKKSSLAIQFAALLATIEQPAFAITGVNNPEDLTWVLIQLAIVTFCYFILMPPIILNWLWKRLYRRKLLETYLQFMCVFIFFPGILLWAPFLNFRKFPRDPSLQYPWSKPEDPSKIKNDYLRYPWATPEDYD, encoded by the exons ATGAGCTATTGTTTCAGCTTCCAAAGCCCCAAGGCTTTGCCTACTCTCTCTTCTCAGTGCAGAAGAACTTCTCTGTGTACTGCAGCTAAATACAAACCATTCCACAATACCAAGCTTGTTAAG CAGAAAGTTACAAGCGTTAGCAGAAAGCCTGAAGACCACGATCAAGCAAAGAAGTCAAGCTTGGCAATTCAGTTTGCTGCACTTTTAGCTACT ATTGAGCAGCCAGCATTTGCCATCACTGGAGTGAATAATCCGGAAGATTTGACATGGGTTTTGATACAATTGGCTATTGTTACCTTTTGTTACTTCATTCTGATGCCA CCTATCATCTTGAACTGGCTTTGGAAAAGATTGTACAGGAGAAAGCTTTTGGAGACGTATTTGCAATTCATGTGcgtcttcattttctttccagg GATATTGCTGTGGGCACCATTTCTGAACTTCAGGAAATTCCCTCGGGATCCATCCTTGCAGTACCCATGGTCCAAACCCGAAGATCCTTCAAAAATCAAGAACGATTATCTTAGGTACCCCTGGGCTACGCCTGAAGATTATGATTAG
- the LOC118046400 gene encoding NAD(P)H-quinone oxidoreductase subunit L, chloroplastic isoform X2: MSYCFSFQSPKALPTLSSQCRRTSLCTAAKYKPFHNTKLVKKVTSVSRKPEDHDQAKKSSLAIQFAALLATIEQPAFAITGVNNPEDLTWVLIQLAIVTFCYFILMPPIILNWLWKRLYRRKLLETYLQFMCVFIFFPGILLWAPFLNFRKFPRDPSLQYPWSKPEDPSKIKNDYLRYPWATPEDYD, from the exons ATGAGCTATTGTTTCAGCTTCCAAAGCCCCAAGGCTTTGCCTACTCTCTCTTCTCAGTGCAGAAGAACTTCTCTGTGTACTGCAGCTAAATACAAACCATTCCACAATACCAAGCTTGTTAAG AAAGTTACAAGCGTTAGCAGAAAGCCTGAAGACCACGATCAAGCAAAGAAGTCAAGCTTGGCAATTCAGTTTGCTGCACTTTTAGCTACT ATTGAGCAGCCAGCATTTGCCATCACTGGAGTGAATAATCCGGAAGATTTGACATGGGTTTTGATACAATTGGCTATTGTTACCTTTTGTTACTTCATTCTGATGCCA CCTATCATCTTGAACTGGCTTTGGAAAAGATTGTACAGGAGAAAGCTTTTGGAGACGTATTTGCAATTCATGTGcgtcttcattttctttccagg GATATTGCTGTGGGCACCATTTCTGAACTTCAGGAAATTCCCTCGGGATCCATCCTTGCAGTACCCATGGTCCAAACCCGAAGATCCTTCAAAAATCAAGAACGATTATCTTAGGTACCCCTGGGCTACGCCTGAAGATTATGATTAG